One Gloeothece verrucosa PCC 7822 DNA window includes the following coding sequences:
- a CDS encoding tetratricopeptide repeat protein yields MTETLNSLFESSLERYKAGESAAELIPVFKDICDRSPKNPTAWACLAWLYLLENKPKSALKAAQKSVKLDARVPQSRVNLVLALLESGETGVRSHIETVQQMMSLSAEIRQDIEENIEDGLTRKPDWDNLKRVKSWLIGDS; encoded by the coding sequence ATGACTGAAACCCTTAACTCATTATTTGAAAGCTCCCTAGAACGCTACAAAGCCGGAGAATCAGCCGCAGAGCTAATCCCAGTATTTAAAGATATCTGTGATCGCTCCCCCAAAAATCCCACCGCCTGGGCCTGTTTAGCTTGGTTATACCTTCTGGAAAACAAACCCAAATCCGCCCTCAAAGCCGCGCAAAAAAGTGTTAAACTCGATGCTAGAGTGCCCCAATCGCGCGTCAATTTGGTACTAGCCTTGTTAGAATCCGGAGAAACCGGAGTCCGTTCCCACATCGAAACCGTACAACAGATGATGAGCCTTAGTGCCGAAATTCGTCAAGATATAGAAGAAAACATTGAAGACGGACTGACCAGAAAACCCGATTGGGACAATTTGAAACGAGTTAAAAGCTGGTTAATCGGTGATAGTTAA
- a CDS encoding HesB/IscA family protein, translated as MTQATAPQQGIQLSEAALSHVMMLRDQQGKDLCLRVGVRQGGCSGMSYMMDFEDPSQIGEHDEVFDYGGFKIVSDKKSLLYLYGLMLDYSNAMIGGGFQFTNPNAAQTCGCGKSFGV; from the coding sequence ATGACACAAGCAACTGCACCCCAACAAGGCATTCAGCTATCCGAAGCCGCCCTCTCTCACGTGATGATGTTACGGGACCAACAAGGAAAAGACCTCTGTCTGAGAGTCGGAGTGCGTCAAGGAGGTTGTTCAGGAATGTCCTATATGATGGATTTTGAAGACCCTAGTCAAATTGGCGAACACGACGAAGTATTTGATTATGGCGGCTTTAAGATCGTCTCAGACAAAAAAAGCTTACTCTATCTCTACGGTCTAATGCTAGATTACAGCAACGCCATGATCGGCGGTGGTTTCCAATTTACTAACCCCAACGCCGCGCAAACCTGTGGCTGTGGCAAGTCTTTTGGTGTTTAA